Within Kineothrix sp. MB12-C1, the genomic segment CTGTCCGTATTGGACTTCTCTATTACATTTCACCATCATTTACTTTCGCAAAAAAAGACAACACTCGATTCAAAAGTGCTGTCTTCCAACTTACGAACTCTTTTACTATATCGCATTTTTTTTCTAAAGTCAAGTAATTTTAGAAAGTCACTTCACCATCCTGAGAAATCAACGATACGTTATTTATCCCCTTTAAACCATTCACTTCCCGGATGCACTCCGCTTCTTCTTTTACCTTTACTTCTATTACCATATTCAAGCTGTGCGCGTTCATATTTCTACTTTTTACCTTTATGTGGGAACTATACTCTTCGATAACTGACAAGATTTCTTCTTCACCATCAATATTATCGGAATCCACCACCAACATCATAGATACCTTTGCTACCGGAAGCCGTTCCAGCAATAGAATCAATGCGGTCAAGAGAAGAGATGTCACAATTGCTATTTCAAATAATCCTACACCGCATATAATACCTATACTTATCGACCAGAATAAAAACACCAAGTCCATTGGTTCCTTAATTGCCGTGCGAAATCTGACAATAGACAGCGCACCGACCATACCAAGAGATATTACTACACTCGATTGTATGGACAAAATAATAGCAGTAGTAATAACAGCCAGAGCCACTAAAGATATATTAAAGCTTTTGTTGTAAAAAGTCCTCTTTGTCGCTATTCTATAAATGGCAAA encodes:
- a CDS encoding DUF4956 domain-containing protein → MGFNDVLKKSFVQSMADNMNFGGVLLSIGVACLIAVYIFAIYRIATKRTFYNKSFNISLVALAVITTAIILSIQSSVVISLGMVGALSIVRFRTAIKEPMDLVFLFWSISIGIICGVGLFEIAIVTSLLLTALILLLERLPVAKVSMMLVVDSDNIDGEEEILSVIEEYSSHIKVKSRNMNAHSLNMVIEVKVKEEAECIREVNGLKGINNVSLISQDGEVTF